Proteins encoded in a region of the Pseudomonas sp. GOM7 genome:
- a CDS encoding histone deacetylase family protein yields MLTYYSDDHHLHHGKCELIDGQLLPCFEMPQRADHILARVKQRQLGEVRAPKDFGLEPIERIHSKAYLEFFQGAWARWQAQGGKGDLLPFTWPARTLRRMIPNDLHGQLGYYSFDGGAPITAGTWQAAYSAAQVALSAQAEIAHGAHSAFALCRPPGHHAAGDVMGGYCYLNNAAIAAQAFLDQGRKKVAILDVDYHHGNGTQDIFYQRSDVLFASIHGDPAEEFPFFLGYADELGEGAGEGYNFNYPLPMGSTWETWSAALEQACQRIADYGAEVLVVSLGVDTYMEDPISQFKLDSPDYLAMGKRIAALGLPTLFIMEGGYAVEAIGVNAVNVLEGFEGA; encoded by the coding sequence ATGCTCACTTACTACAGTGACGACCATCACCTGCACCACGGCAAATGCGAGCTGATCGACGGGCAACTGCTGCCCTGCTTCGAGATGCCGCAACGCGCCGACCATATCCTCGCCCGCGTCAAGCAGCGCCAACTCGGCGAAGTTCGCGCGCCCAAGGATTTCGGCCTGGAGCCCATCGAGCGCATCCACAGCAAGGCCTACCTGGAGTTCTTCCAGGGTGCCTGGGCGCGCTGGCAGGCGCAGGGCGGCAAGGGTGACCTGCTGCCCTTCACTTGGCCGGCGCGCACCCTGCGACGGATGATCCCCAACGACCTGCACGGCCAGCTCGGCTACTACAGCTTCGACGGCGGCGCCCCGATCACCGCCGGCACCTGGCAGGCCGCCTATAGTGCTGCGCAGGTGGCGCTCAGCGCCCAGGCCGAGATCGCCCACGGCGCCCACAGCGCCTTCGCCCTGTGCCGGCCGCCAGGCCACCACGCCGCTGGCGACGTGATGGGCGGCTATTGCTACCTGAACAATGCCGCCATAGCCGCCCAGGCCTTCCTCGATCAGGGCCGCAAAAAGGTGGCCATCCTCGATGTCGACTACCACCACGGCAACGGCACCCAGGACATCTTCTACCAGCGCAGCGACGTGCTGTTCGCCTCGATCCACGGCGACCCGGCCGAGGAGTTCCCATTCTTCCTCGGCTACGCCGACGAACTGGGCGAGGGCGCCGGCGAGGGCTACAACTTCAATTACCCACTGCCCATGGGCAGCACCTGGGAAACCTGGAGCGCGGCACTGGAGCAGGCCTGCCAGCGCATCGCCGACTACGGCGCCGAGGTGCTGGTGGTATCGCTGGGCGTGGACACCTACATGGAAGACCCGATCTCGCAGTTCAAGCTCGACAGCCCGGACTATCTGGCCATGGGCAAGCGCATCGCCGCGCTGGGCCTGCCGACGCTATTCATCATGGAAGGCGGCTATGCGGTGGAGGCCATCGGCGTCAACGCGGTGAACGTGCTGGAAGGGTTCGAGGGCGCGTAA
- a CDS encoding sialidase family protein, with protein sequence MISTFKTCTPLLGAATVFVCAWLSAAPHVLAPFASQPAQPTTDTAPALAAHFASSDLEDFVHSASITGLPGGDLMAAWFAGTREGAADVQIRAARFDATSGQWSAERVLATREATQRAVGKHIRKLGNPVISLAPDNRLWLFYVSVSLGGWAGSAVNAMVSDDLGETWSAPRQLVASPFLNISTLVRAAPVFHADGSIGLPVYHEFLGKFPEYLHLSAKGEVLGKYRIGKGRYSLQPTVVPLDERRAVALLRYAGEAHHRVLASYSEDAGRSWSRPQPVEPSNPNSSLAAVGRPDGSLLVAMNDLEDGRFRLTLYATDAKLGNWRTLGELDETPNPWGEPIPRDEFPAVVGEKFRASGGRPEQQARFLERVTARMCSADGCTFDYEYPYFTRDREGTYHLVYSWNDMFIKHLAFNEAWLSERRPHD encoded by the coding sequence ATGATCTCGACCTTCAAGACCTGCACCCCGCTACTGGGTGCAGCCACGGTGTTCGTCTGCGCCTGGCTCAGCGCCGCGCCCCATGTGCTGGCACCCTTCGCCAGCCAGCCGGCGCAGCCGACGACCGACACAGCTCCGGCTCTGGCCGCGCACTTCGCCTCCTCCGATCTGGAAGATTTCGTCCACTCCGCCTCGATCACCGGTCTGCCCGGCGGCGACCTGATGGCGGCCTGGTTCGCCGGCACACGTGAAGGCGCCGCGGACGTGCAAATCCGCGCCGCGCGCTTCGATGCCACCAGCGGTCAGTGGAGCGCCGAGCGCGTGCTGGCCACCCGTGAAGCCACCCAACGCGCGGTCGGCAAGCACATTCGCAAGCTGGGCAATCCGGTGATCAGTCTGGCACCGGACAACCGCCTGTGGCTGTTCTACGTCTCGGTGTCGCTCGGCGGCTGGGCTGGCAGTGCGGTCAACGCCATGGTCTCCGATGACCTCGGTGAAACCTGGTCGGCGCCCCGCCAACTGGTCGCCAGCCCCTTTCTCAACATCAGCACCCTGGTGCGCGCCGCGCCGGTGTTCCATGCCGACGGCAGCATCGGCCTGCCGGTGTACCACGAGTTCCTCGGCAAGTTTCCCGAGTATCTGCACCTGAGCGCGAAGGGTGAGGTGCTGGGCAAGTACCGCATCGGCAAGGGTCGCTACTCCTTGCAACCCACCGTGGTGCCGCTGGACGAGCGCCGCGCCGTGGCCTTGCTGCGCTATGCCGGCGAAGCGCATCACCGTGTGCTGGCCAGCTACAGCGAGGACGCCGGGCGTAGCTGGAGCCGGCCGCAGCCGGTCGAGCCGAGCAACCCCAACTCGTCCCTGGCGGCGGTCGGTCGCCCCGACGGCAGCCTGCTGGTGGCGATGAACGATCTGGAGGACGGGCGTTTCCGCCTGACCCTCTACGCCACCGACGCCAAGCTGGGCAACTGGCGCACCCTGGGCGAACTGGACGAGACGCCCAACCCCTGGGGCGAGCCGATCCCGCGCGACGAATTTCCCGCCGTGGTCGGCGAGAAATTCCGTGCCAGCGGCGGCAGGCCCGAGCAGCAGGCGCGCTTTCTCGAACGGGTGACGGCGCGCATGTGCAGTGCCGATGGCTGCACCTTCGACTACGAGTACCCCTACTTCACCCGCGACCGCGAGGGTACCTACCACCTGGTCTACTCGTGGAACGACATGTTCATCAAGCACCTGGCCTTCAACGAGGCCTGGCTGTCGGAGCGCCGCCCGCATGACTGA
- a CDS encoding polyamine ABC transporter substrate-binding protein, which yields MKAIQQMLGAALCGATLLSGAVQAKELRVYNWADYILPSVPKDFQKETGTQITWDTFETNEALEAKLLTGNSGYDLVIPSNQFLETQIKAGVFAPLDKSKIPNWKNLDPALLKLLEKNDPGNQYGVPYMYGTVLIGYNPDKVKAALGDDAPVNSWDLVFKPEYMEKLKSCGVAMLDSPSEIIPIALHYLGLDPNSTNPADYEKVTELLLKVRPYVTYFHSAKYMTDIANGDICVAIGYSGSFYQFANRAKEAGNGVKINWRLPKEGAPIWFDTWAIPKSAQNVDEAHAFINYLLDPKVIAPISDFLGYPNPNVPGMKLVSKEIAADPDLTPTPEMQKSLYVVQPLPQKIERVRTRAWTSIKSGK from the coding sequence ATGAAAGCCATCCAACAGATGCTCGGCGCCGCCTTGTGCGGCGCCACCCTGCTCAGCGGTGCGGTGCAGGCCAAGGAGCTGCGCGTGTACAACTGGGCTGACTACATCTTGCCATCCGTGCCCAAGGACTTTCAGAAGGAAACCGGTACCCAGATCACCTGGGACACCTTCGAGACCAACGAGGCGCTGGAGGCCAAGCTGCTCACCGGCAACTCCGGCTACGACCTGGTGATCCCCTCCAACCAGTTCCTCGAAACCCAGATCAAGGCCGGTGTGTTCGCCCCGCTGGACAAGTCGAAGATCCCCAACTGGAAGAACCTCGACCCAGCGCTGCTGAAGCTGCTGGAGAAGAACGACCCGGGCAACCAGTACGGCGTGCCCTACATGTACGGCACCGTACTGATCGGCTACAACCCGGACAAGGTCAAGGCGGCGCTGGGCGATGATGCCCCGGTCAATAGCTGGGATCTGGTGTTCAAGCCCGAGTACATGGAGAAGCTGAAATCCTGCGGCGTGGCCATGCTCGACTCGCCCAGCGAGATCATTCCCATCGCCCTGCACTACCTGGGACTCGACCCCAACAGCACCAACCCGGCCGACTATGAGAAGGTCACCGAGCTGCTGCTCAAGGTGCGCCCCTACGTCACCTACTTCCATTCCGCCAAGTACATGACCGATATCGCCAACGGCGACATCTGCGTGGCCATCGGTTACTCCGGCAGCTTCTACCAGTTCGCCAACCGCGCCAAGGAAGCTGGCAACGGGGTGAAGATCAACTGGCGCCTGCCCAAGGAGGGCGCGCCGATCTGGTTCGACACCTGGGCCATCCCCAAGAGCGCGCAGAACGTCGACGAGGCCCATGCCTTCATCAACTACCTGCTCGACCCGAAAGTGATCGCGCCGATCAGCGATTTTCTCGGCTACCCCAACCCCAACGTGCCGGGCATGAAGCTGGTGAGCAAGGAGATCGCCGCCGACCCTGATCTGACCCCAACGCCGGAGATGCAGAAATCACTGTACGTGGTGCAGCCTCTGCCACAGAAGATCGAACGCGTACGCACACGGGCGTGGACCTCGATCAAGTCGGGCAAATAA
- a CDS encoding LysR substrate-binding domain-containing protein — protein MNLETKWLEDFVTLAATRSFSQAAEKRFVTQPAFSRRIRSLEAMLGLTLVDRSCTPVELTEAGRLFLVTARSLVEQLGEVVRHLHNLEGQQGEVLQIAAAHSLTLGFFPQWIADLRRDGLPLNTRLVATNVGEAVHSLREGACDLILAYYDPDAALQMDPKIFPSLHLGTTAMLPVCATDESGAPLFDLDSGQSIPLLAYTAGAFLGRSVNLLLRQRVLRSTTVYETAMADSLKSMALQGMGVAWVPRLSVTAELARGELAICGGEHWQIPLEIRLYRCALVRKAAVRLLWRKLGAGEVGG, from the coding sequence ATGAATCTGGAAACCAAATGGCTGGAAGACTTCGTCACCCTGGCCGCCACCCGCAGCTTCTCCCAGGCCGCCGAGAAGCGCTTCGTCACCCAGCCCGCGTTCAGTCGGCGCATCCGCAGCCTCGAAGCCATGCTCGGGCTGACCCTGGTGGATCGCTCCTGCACCCCCGTCGAACTGACCGAGGCCGGGCGGTTGTTCCTGGTCACTGCGCGCAGCCTGGTGGAGCAGCTCGGCGAGGTGGTGCGCCATCTGCATAACCTGGAAGGCCAGCAGGGCGAAGTGCTGCAGATCGCCGCCGCGCACTCGCTGACCCTGGGCTTCTTCCCGCAATGGATCGCCGACCTGCGCCGCGACGGCCTGCCGCTCAACACCCGCCTGGTAGCGACCAACGTCGGCGAGGCAGTGCACTCGCTGCGCGAAGGCGCCTGCGACCTGATCCTCGCCTACTACGATCCCGACGCCGCCTTGCAGATGGATCCGAAGATCTTCCCCTCACTGCACCTGGGCACCACCGCCATGCTGCCGGTCTGCGCCACCGACGAGAGTGGCGCGCCGCTGTTCGACCTCGACAGCGGCCAGAGCATCCCCTTGCTCGCCTACACGGCTGGCGCCTTCCTCGGTCGCTCGGTGAACCTGCTGCTGCGCCAGCGCGTGTTGCGCTCCACCACCGTGTACGAAACCGCCATGGCCGACAGCCTCAAGAGCATGGCCCTGCAGGGCATGGGTGTGGCCTGGGTGCCGCGCCTGTCGGTCACCGCCGAACTGGCCCGTGGCGAACTGGCCATATGTGGCGGCGAGCACTGGCAGATCCCCCTGGAAATCCGCCTCTACCGCTGCGCACTGGTGCGCAAGGCGGCGGTGCGCTTGCTGTGGCGCAAGTTGGGGGCGGGGGAAGTCGGGGGATAA
- a CDS encoding M48 family metallopeptidase, with protein sequence MDNLYPAGPSDVPANLTRPSSLYKRQAWLAVGSLALFVTLYFALAGWFGWTAWRLINSGLAGSEEAFVHFLVGGCSAFLCVFMLKALLFVERGGAPNHVELRPEEQPQLFAFIYRLADEAGAPRPHRVYLSARVNAAVFYDLSVVNLLFPSRKNLEIGLPLVNILTLSEFKAVLAHEFGHFAQRSMAIGSWVYIAQQIASHIISKRDALDKLLRVLSKFDLRIAWIGWLLSLIVWSIRSLLDTLFRLVVLAQRALSRQMEFQADLVAVSLTGSDELVHALHKLQAADEAWDRTLAFANAEYQQGRSVQDLFSIQTQVLERVTQILNDPSYGKVPPRTSNAPEQHRVFVSGFAQPPQMWSTHPANSDREENAKRLYLPAPHDERSAWVLFDEPTALRQRLTSDFFHGAQLEPVTLEESLRNLADRYDMLQYAPDYQGAYLGRSLTRHAEQAAELYQDSTPITDLYGALQALYPPSLSQQLHQLRALEEERGMLQALRDKVYKAAGGSIVFRGSSVARRDLPRLIEQVSEEAEALRQEILGHDRRCRATHLAIAERFGSGWPAYLIGLIEVLHYAEHSLADLRDAQGLLANVTAVVLADGKVSSRELKRLLQTANALHRVMAAIHEDKQLVVLDEPLLKRLGIDSWAASLEDFTLPQASTDNVNEWMQVIDGWGNSLAAQLSGLCSATLEQLLHSEAELARHLRQNSQPEAAPTPARHPQRYAVLLPGQERKRQLKLDWWDRFQIADGAFATSMRLLVAALIVGAVLGFGSLTGVDTKVAVYNGLGTSVQVRIGKQSAVVGPYSSTEFKTEFTPNTQVSARTLDGQLIETFKPSLGNPGLHYVYNVAGASPLVAWTASYGNAAEEEPRFLGAPRWLDARADFFFTDPPESISSKSGGATRHIISGMGDSTPEEVLKLVGNEAQAQQIIQAHVRWDAPDATHANLWKAYAGKTP encoded by the coding sequence ATGGACAATCTCTATCCCGCCGGGCCCAGCGATGTGCCGGCAAACCTGACCCGCCCCAGCTCCCTCTACAAACGCCAGGCCTGGCTCGCCGTCGGCAGCCTGGCTTTGTTCGTCACACTGTACTTCGCCTTGGCCGGCTGGTTCGGCTGGACCGCCTGGCGCTTGATCAACAGCGGCCTGGCCGGTAGCGAAGAAGCCTTCGTGCATTTCCTGGTGGGTGGCTGCTCCGCCTTCCTCTGCGTGTTCATGCTCAAGGCCCTGCTCTTCGTCGAACGCGGCGGTGCGCCGAACCATGTCGAGCTGCGCCCCGAAGAGCAGCCACAGCTGTTCGCCTTTATCTACCGACTGGCCGACGAGGCCGGTGCACCACGGCCTCACCGCGTGTATCTCTCGGCGCGGGTCAATGCGGCGGTGTTCTATGACCTGTCGGTGGTCAACCTCCTGTTTCCCTCGCGCAAGAACCTGGAAATAGGCCTGCCCCTGGTCAACATCCTCACCCTGAGCGAATTCAAGGCCGTGCTGGCCCACGAGTTCGGCCATTTCGCCCAGCGCTCCATGGCCATCGGCAGTTGGGTCTATATCGCCCAGCAGATCGCCTCGCACATCATCAGCAAGCGTGACGCCCTGGACAAGTTGCTGCGCGTGCTGTCGAAGTTCGACCTGCGCATCGCCTGGATCGGCTGGCTGCTGTCGTTGATCGTCTGGTCGATCCGCTCGCTGCTCGACACCCTGTTCCGCCTGGTGGTGCTGGCGCAACGCGCGCTGTCGCGGCAGATGGAGTTCCAGGCCGACCTGGTGGCGGTCTCCCTGACCGGCAGCGACGAGCTGGTGCATGCCCTGCACAAGCTGCAAGCCGCCGACGAGGCCTGGGATCGCACCCTGGCGTTCGCCAACGCCGAATACCAGCAAGGCCGCTCGGTGCAGGATCTGTTCAGCATCCAGACCCAGGTGCTGGAAAGGGTCACGCAGATTCTCAATGACCCCAGCTACGGCAAGGTTCCGCCTCGCACCAGCAACGCGCCCGAGCAGCACCGCGTGTTCGTTTCCGGTTTCGCCCAACCGCCGCAGATGTGGTCGACCCACCCGGCCAACAGCGACCGCGAAGAAAATGCCAAGCGCCTGTACCTGCCCGCTCCGCACGACGAGCGCAGCGCCTGGGTGCTGTTCGACGAGCCGACGGCGCTGCGCCAGCGCCTGACCAGTGACTTCTTCCACGGCGCGCAGCTCGAGCCCGTCACCCTGGAAGAATCCCTGCGCAACCTGGCCGACCGCTACGACATGCTGCAATACGCCCCCGACTACCAGGGCGCCTACCTGGGCCGCAGCCTGACGCGCCATGCCGAACAGGCCGCCGAGCTCTATCAGGACTCGACGCCCATCACCGATCTGTACGGCGCGTTGCAGGCCCTCTATCCGCCCAGCCTCAGCCAGCAGCTCCACCAACTGCGCGCTCTGGAAGAAGAGCGCGGCATGCTGCAAGCGCTGCGCGACAAGGTCTACAAGGCCGCTGGTGGCAGCATCGTGTTTCGTGGCAGCAGCGTTGCCCGTCGCGACCTGCCGCGCCTGATCGAGCAGGTCAGCGAGGAGGCCGAAGCCCTGCGCCAGGAGATCCTAGGCCATGATCGACGCTGCCGGGCCACCCACCTGGCTATCGCCGAACGGTTCGGCAGCGGTTGGCCGGCCTACCTGATCGGCCTGATCGAAGTGCTGCACTATGCCGAACACAGCCTGGCCGACCTGCGCGATGCGCAGGGCCTGCTCGCCAATGTCACCGCCGTGGTGCTGGCCGACGGCAAGGTCAGCTCCCGCGAGCTCAAGCGCCTGTTGCAGACGGCCAATGCGCTGCATCGGGTGATGGCGGCCATCCACGAAGACAAACAGCTCGTGGTGCTCGATGAGCCGCTGCTGAAGCGGCTGGGCATCGACTCCTGGGCGGCCTCGCTCGAGGACTTCACCCTGCCGCAGGCGAGCACCGACAACGTCAACGAATGGATGCAGGTGATCGATGGCTGGGGCAATAGCCTCGCCGCCCAGCTATCCGGCCTGTGCAGCGCCACCCTGGAGCAGTTGCTGCACAGCGAAGCCGAACTGGCTCGCCACCTGCGGCAGAACAGCCAGCCCGAGGCGGCACCGACACCGGCTCGCCACCCACAACGCTACGCCGTGCTCCTGCCCGGCCAGGAGCGCAAGCGCCAGTTGAAGCTGGACTGGTGGGATCGCTTCCAGATTGCCGATGGTGCCTTCGCCACCAGCATGCGCCTGCTGGTGGCAGCGCTGATCGTCGGTGCTGTGCTCGGCTTCGGCAGCCTGACCGGCGTGGACACCAAAGTCGCGGTGTACAACGGCCTGGGCACCAGCGTGCAGGTACGTATTGGCAAGCAGAGCGCGGTGGTCGGGCCCTACTCGTCCACCGAGTTCAAGACCGAGTTCACCCCCAACACCCAGGTGAGCGCTCGTACCCTCGATGGTCAGTTGATCGAAACCTTCAAGCCCAGCCTGGGCAACCCGGGGCTGCATTACGTCTACAACGTCGCCGGCGCCAGCCCGCTGGTTGCCTGGACGGCCTCATACGGCAATGCCGCCGAGGAAGAGCCACGCTTTCTCGGCGCGCCGCGCTGGCTCGACGCCCGTGCCGACTTCTTCTTCACCGACCCGCCCGAGTCCATCAGCAGCAAGAGCGGTGGCGCCACGCGCCATATCATCAGTGGCATGGGCGACAGCACACCCGAGGAGGTTCTCAAGCTGGTCGGCAACGAAGCACAGGCGCAACAGATCATCCAGGCCCATGTACGCTGGGATGCACCGGACGCGACCCATGCCAACCTCTGGAAAGCCTATGCCGGCAAGACGCCTTGA
- a CDS encoding DUF2127 domain-containing protein — protein MMTSTRSGLRVIAAIEACKGLASLLVALGLHELAGRNLQQLAEALVSHAHLNPASHLPGIFIQAVSALPNVDLTLLAFGALAYSAVRLVEAYGLWRGLVWTEWFALGSGAIYLPFEIYEMVAHTSLLSVAVFVLNVIVVGYMARVLLVQHGAAKASGAQANEPRKIL, from the coding sequence ATGATGACATCCACGAGAAGCGGCCTTCGGGTCATTGCCGCGATAGAGGCCTGCAAGGGTCTTGCTTCACTTCTGGTCGCGCTTGGGCTGCATGAGCTGGCGGGGCGGAATCTGCAGCAGTTGGCTGAGGCGCTGGTCAGCCATGCGCATCTGAACCCTGCCAGTCACCTGCCCGGCATTTTCATTCAGGCCGTGAGCGCGCTACCCAATGTCGATCTGACGCTGCTGGCCTTTGGCGCTCTGGCGTATTCCGCCGTTCGCCTGGTCGAAGCCTATGGCCTGTGGAGGGGGCTGGTCTGGACCGAGTGGTTCGCCCTGGGCAGCGGGGCGATCTATTTGCCATTCGAGATCTATGAAATGGTTGCTCATACCAGCCTGCTGAGCGTTGCCGTCTTCGTGCTCAATGTCATCGTGGTCGGCTACATGGCCCGCGTACTGCTGGTGCAGCATGGCGCGGCAAAGGCATCTGGAGCTCAGGCCAACGAGCCGCGCAAGATCCTGTAG
- a CDS encoding PepSY domain-containing protein, translated as MRRLLLVSALLACAAPAFAKTECTTADRSTWQDPEQFQAKLVADGYKINKFKVTEGNCYEIYGFDKEGRKVEIYHDPVSGKAVKTEIED; from the coding sequence ATGCGTCGTCTATTGCTCGTTTCCGCCCTGCTGGCCTGCGCCGCCCCGGCCTTCGCCAAGACCGAATGCACCACAGCCGACCGCTCCACCTGGCAAGACCCCGAGCAGTTCCAGGCCAAGCTCGTGGCCGATGGCTACAAGATCAACAAGTTCAAGGTTACCGAAGGCAACTGCTACGAGATCTACGGTTTCGACAAGGAAGGCCGCAAGGTTGAGATCTACCACGACCCGGTCAGCGGCAAGGCGGTGAAGACCGAGATCGAAGACTGA
- a CDS encoding PepSY domain-containing protein has product MPLLARATLGSLLLLGATPLLADADCARPDRSAWMPESQFREQMKRQGVQITKFRITPGHCYEIYGFDRDGRKLEIYYDPVDARPVEEVARSSLESPRHP; this is encoded by the coding sequence ATGCCTCTTTTAGCCCGAGCCACTCTGGGCAGCCTGCTCCTGCTGGGTGCCACGCCGCTACTGGCAGATGCCGACTGCGCCCGCCCCGACCGCAGCGCCTGGATGCCCGAGTCGCAATTTCGCGAGCAGATGAAACGCCAGGGCGTGCAGATCACCAAGTTCCGCATTACCCCCGGCCACTGCTACGAGATCTATGGCTTCGACCGTGACGGCCGCAAGCTGGAGATCTACTACGACCCGGTCGACGCCCGCCCAGTAGAAGAAGTCGCCAGGTCATCCCTGGAATCGCCAAGACATCCCTGA
- the aspA gene encoding aspartate ammonia-lyase, with amino-acid sequence MSAAASFRVEKDLLGTLEVPADAYYGIQTLRAVQNFRLSGVTLSHYPKLVIALAMVKQAAADANRELGHLSAAKHTAISTACARIIQGEFHDQFVVDMIQGGAGTSTNMNANEVIANVALEAMGHEKGEYQYLHPNNDVNMAQSTNDAYPTAIRLGLLLGHDSLLTALDKLIQSLAAKGLEFGHVLKMGRTQLQDAVPMTLGQEFHAFATTLGEDLQHLKMLAPTLLHEVNLGGTAIGTGINADPKYQALAVKRLGVISGHPVKPAADLVEATSDMGAFVLFSGMLKRTAVKLSKICNDLRLLSSGPRTGINEINLPARQPGSSIMPGKVNPVIPEAVNQVAFEVIGNDLALTIAAEGGQLQLNVMEPLIAYKIFDSIRLLTRAMDMLRELCIDGITANEAHCRALMENSIGLVTALNPYIGYENATRIAKVALESGRGVLELVREEKLLDDATLDDILRPENMIAPRLVPLQG; translated from the coding sequence ATGTCCGCTGCTGCATCCTTCCGCGTCGAAAAAGACCTGCTTGGCACCCTCGAAGTCCCCGCCGATGCCTACTACGGCATCCAGACCCTGCGTGCGGTACAGAACTTCCGACTGTCCGGTGTGACCCTGTCGCACTACCCCAAGCTGGTGATCGCGCTGGCCATGGTCAAGCAGGCTGCAGCCGACGCCAACCGTGAGCTGGGCCACCTCTCCGCTGCCAAACACACGGCGATCAGCACCGCTTGTGCACGCATCATCCAGGGTGAGTTCCACGATCAGTTCGTGGTGGACATGATCCAGGGCGGTGCCGGCACCTCGACCAACATGAACGCCAACGAGGTGATCGCCAACGTCGCCCTGGAAGCCATGGGTCATGAGAAGGGCGAGTACCAGTACCTGCACCCGAACAATGACGTGAACATGGCGCAGTCGACCAACGACGCCTACCCGACCGCCATCCGCCTGGGCCTGCTGCTGGGCCACGACAGCCTGCTCACCGCGCTGGACAAGCTGATCCAGTCGCTGGCGGCCAAGGGCCTGGAGTTCGGCCACGTGCTGAAGATGGGCCGCACCCAGCTTCAGGATGCGGTACCGATGACCCTCGGTCAGGAATTCCACGCCTTCGCCACCACCCTCGGCGAAGACCTGCAGCACCTGAAGATGCTCGCCCCGACCCTGCTGCACGAAGTCAACCTGGGCGGCACCGCCATCGGTACCGGCATCAATGCCGATCCGAAATACCAGGCCCTGGCGGTCAAGCGCCTGGGCGTGATCAGCGGCCATCCGGTCAAGCCGGCTGCCGACCTGGTCGAGGCCACCAGCGACATGGGCGCCTTCGTGCTGTTCTCCGGCATGCTCAAGCGCACCGCGGTGAAGCTGTCGAAGATCTGCAACGACCTGCGCCTGCTGTCCAGCGGCCCGCGCACCGGCATCAACGAGATCAACCTGCCGGCGCGTCAGCCGGGCAGTTCGATCATGCCGGGCAAGGTCAACCCGGTAATCCCCGAGGCGGTCAACCAGGTGGCCTTCGAGGTGATCGGCAACGACCTGGCGCTGACCATCGCCGCCGAGGGTGGCCAGTTGCAGTTGAACGTGATGGAGCCGCTGATCGCCTACAAGATCTTCGACTCGATCCGCCTGCTGACCCGCGCCATGGACATGCTGCGCGAGCTGTGCATCGACGGCATCACCGCCAACGAAGCGCACTGCCGCGCGCTGATGGAGAACTCCATTGGTCTGGTCACCGCGCTCAACCCCTACATCGGCTACGAGAACGCCACCCGTATCGCCAAGGTCGCGCTGGAAAGCGGTCGCGGCGTGCTGGAACTGGTGCGCGAGGAAAAACTGCTGGATGACGCCACCCTTGATGACATCCTGCGCCCCGAGAACATGATCGCACCGCGCCTGGTTCCACTGCAGGGCTGA